A section of the Telopea speciosissima isolate NSW1024214 ecotype Mountain lineage chromosome 3, Tspe_v1, whole genome shotgun sequence genome encodes:
- the LOC122654060 gene encoding uncharacterized mitochondrial protein AtMg00810-like — protein sequence MDQAPSFADSNFPTHVCKLNKAIYSLRQAPRAWFHEFSSSLLHSSFVQSSADSSMFVDHSDLVLLVLLLYVDDIILTGANSSHLHKFIQQLSTAFAMSDLGDMHYFLGIEATKIHIDILLTQKKYSLDLLHKTGMTGCKPCNTPVAAGSKLSLLEGDTLPDPHEYRQIVGALQYLTITRPDLCYAVNQVCQFMHSPTTTHLLAVKRILRYLKHTLGAGIVIRPGPINHIQAYTDADWAGCPDTRHSTFGFCVYLGNTLVSWCSKKQPTVSRSSSEVEYKALAITTAEMIWLSYLLTDLKVSLKHPLLIYCDNISATHMAVNHVLHARTKHMEVDYHSVRDLVLNNTLKVQFV from the coding sequence ATGGACCAAGCCCCTAGTTTTGCTGATTCCAACTTCCCCACTCATGTTTGCAAGCTAAATAAGGCCATCTATAGTCTACGGCAAGCACCCAGAGCTTGGTTTCATGAATTTAGCTCCTCTCTACTACACTCTAGTTTTGTACAAAGCTCGGCTGACAGCTCTATGTTTGTTGATCATTCTGATCTTgttctccttgttcttctcctATACGTTGATGACATCATACTCACAGGTGCCAACTCCTCTCATCTTCATAAGTTTATTCAGCAACTCAGTACTGCCTTTGCTATGAGTGACCTTGGGGACATGCATTATTTCTTGGGCATTGAAGCCACCAAGATTCATATTGATATTCTCCTTACTCAAAAGAAATACAGTCTTGATTTGCTTCACAAGACTGGAATGACTGGCTGCAAGCCATGTAACACTCCTGTGGCTGCTGGATCAAAATTATCTCTCTTGGAGGGTGACACACTGCCAGATCCCCATGAATATAGGCAAATTGTTGGTGCATTGCAATATTTGACTATCACTCGCCCAGACCTCTGTTATGCAGTGAATCAAGTGTGCCAATTTATGCACTCACCTACTACAACACATCTCCTTGCTGTCAAGAGAATATTACGGTACCTAAAGCACACACTTGGAGCTGGTATTGTCATCAGGCCAGGCCCTATAAATCACATTCAAGcatacacagatgctgattgggctggttgccCCGATACTCGACATTCTACCTTTGGTTTTTGTGTGTATCTTGGCAACACTTTGGTCTCTTGGTGCTCTAAAAAGCAACCTACAGTCTCTAGAAGTAGCTCTGAAGTAGAGTACAAGGCTCTTGCAATCACTACAGCTGAAATGATATGGCTCTCATACCTATTAACAGATCTTAAAGTTTCACTCAAACACCCTCTCCTCATCTACTGTGACAATATTTCAGCAACTCACATGGCAGTAAATCATGTTCTCCATGCAAGGActaaacacatggaggtggACTATCACTCTGTCCGGGATTTGGTTCTCAACAATACATTGAAGGTGCAGTTTGTATGA
- the LOC122655700 gene encoding uncharacterized protein LOC122655700 isoform X1: protein MGERERERMLQFPAFMKQYPASTSMIPSSVLLPSQWPHPQSDELLLAMEEADLEEKCNEIRKTNTNLVVIGEMTVDNDKEDFDNDVDDDEADNAEESEGDEFEQETG from the exons atgggagaga gagagagagagagaatgttacAGTTTCCGGCGTTCATGAAACAGTATCCAGCGTCGACGAGCATGATCCCCTCCTCGGTTCTGCTTCCATCTCAGTGGCCCCACCCGCAAAGCGACGAACTTCTCCTCGCCATGGAAGAGGCCGATCTCGAAGAAAAG TGTAATGAGATCCGAAAGACAAATACCAACCTGGTTGTGATTGGGGAAATGACTGTGGATAATGACAAAGAAGACTTTGATAATGatgtagatgatgatgaggcTGACAATGCAGAGGAGTCAGAAGGTGATGAGTTCGAACAGGAAACCGGTTAA
- the LOC122655700 gene encoding uncharacterized protein LOC122655700 isoform X2, which yields MLQFPAFMKQYPASTSMIPSSVLLPSQWPHPQSDELLLAMEEADLEEKCNEIRKTNTNLVVIGEMTVDNDKEDFDNDVDDDEADNAEESEGDEFEQETG from the exons atgttacAGTTTCCGGCGTTCATGAAACAGTATCCAGCGTCGACGAGCATGATCCCCTCCTCGGTTCTGCTTCCATCTCAGTGGCCCCACCCGCAAAGCGACGAACTTCTCCTCGCCATGGAAGAGGCCGATCTCGAAGAAAAG TGTAATGAGATCCGAAAGACAAATACCAACCTGGTTGTGATTGGGGAAATGACTGTGGATAATGACAAAGAAGACTTTGATAATGatgtagatgatgatgaggcTGACAATGCAGAGGAGTCAGAAGGTGATGAGTTCGAACAGGAAACCGGTTAA
- the LOC122653761 gene encoding uncharacterized protein LOC122653761: MVGSRLGSMDVAVKANNNKFLCSYGGKILPRYPDGKLRYVGGEIRVLAVDRSISFAELLVKLGELCGYSVSLRCQLPTEDLDALVSITSDEDLANIIEEYDRASMCRDKAALVAASFPLKIRAFLFPKSVKKVSPPPSATSSVIDATPAWKSPYAAARSRSSLPGLVAHRCVHHAFTPIGFPYRFEKSTGKLRYNAYHADGTPRHSSYLVHNGNHWQ, encoded by the exons ATGGTCGGAAGTCGTCTAGGTTCCATGGACGTCGCTGTCAAAGCTAACAACAACAAGTTCCTCTGTAGTTACGGCGGCAAGATTCTCCCCCGTTATCCCGACGGCAAGCTTCGTTACGTCGGAGGAGAGATCAGAGTCCTCGCCGTTGATCGTTCCATCTCATTTGCTG AACTATTGGTGAAGCTTGGAGAGTTGTGTGGATACTCTGTAAGTCTAAGATGTCAGTTGCCGACGGAAGATCTAGACGCCTTGGTGTCAATTACCTCAGATGAGGATCTTGCTAATATCATAGAGGAATATGATCGAGCGAGTATGTGCCGAGACAAGGCGGCACTAGTAGCGGCTTCTTTTCCGTTGAAGATTAGAGCTTTTCTGTTTCCCAAATCCGTGAAAAAAGTCTCTCCTCCCCCGTCGGCTACGTCCAGTGTCATCGACGCTACTCCGGCATGGAAATCGCCCTACGCAGCCGCTAGATCCCGTTCGTCTCTTCCTGGCTTGGTTGCTCACCGATGCGTCCATCACGCTTTCACGCCGATCGGATTTCCCTACCGCTTCGAGAAATCTACCGGGAAACTCCGTTACAATGCCTATCATGCTGATGGGACTCCTAGGCATTCCTCCTACCTTGTGCACAACGGAAATCACTGGCAATGA
- the LOC122655701 gene encoding protein JOKA2-like: MSDLVIKVKYGDTLRRFSLDVKEDGSVDLNMALLRVKILGLFKFAPDADLSLTYIDEDKDVVTLVDDDDLHDAIKQCLNPLRINVLLNSPRAGRYDTRSTGSSTPMRSPRIQVPSFSHINSGVTEVLKSLPEPFCDALSKLSNDLAAKAASSTPVLTELVECLTKLGLNPSSSVSQCNDGAISTILGGAPENPVGLKVTEGPESSKESAHVQYAITANATSADDKKECDSSNDNRGVRVTSYPKPATSVVDLNLDPRDSIAPIFSATNFTVPTAFRLNDISVNEKDIQKQPSQASNTAKLPFSAINDGTSVLGGCSNKQFPTEFEYPSLLQVGFKPQSKCPFSGQTVEDSSGVVPPGGYNRFHPSKRSYNHSDSMGRVFHKGVRCDGCGVHPITGPRFKSKVKENYDLCSICYSETGNEAEYIRMDRPIPYRSHRLFKELYDTRHQFPTPLLPPMLQGGGTKPWRPRLDSRFIQDVNVVDGTMMAPETPFTKIWRMQNNGTTVWPCGTQLVWIGGDNFSHKDSVEFEIPADGFPVDKEIDIAVDFKAPQLPGRYLSYWRMASPSGQKFGQRVWIIIQVDGSLEDSTASSLHGLNLNLPPESNGAKGPEIIDVNIEPADSSHLESVCSNMGKELVKPAIDESPRKDRALEFPVNDSLLVGSGVSVPVIPGAPASVSYPMIDLSEGPSEPSPVMAMDTSVEETNTNVVEQTLLKELEEMGFKQSDLNKEILRMNGYNLWQSVDDLCDVAEWDPILGELQEMGFCDREANKKLLIKNGGSIKQVVLDLIAGEGA, from the exons ATGTCTGATTTAGTGATCAAG GTGAAGTATGGTGATACACTTAGACGCTTTTCTCTGGATGTCAAAGAAGATGGCTCTGTTGATCTCAACATGGCCCTTTTGAGAGTGAAGATCCTTGGCCTCTTTAAGTTTGCTCCTGATGCTGATCTTAGCCTCACATATATCGATGAAGACAAAGATGTTGTAACGCTTGTCGATGATGATGACCTGCATGATGCCATTAAGCAGTGCCTCAATCCACTGAGAATAAATGTATTGCTGAATAGTCCTAGAGCTGGAAGATATGACACAAGATCTACTGGTAGTTCAACTCCCATGAGATCACCTCGCATCCAGGTTCCTTCATTCTCACACATCAATTCTGGTGTTACTGAAGTCCTCAAATCTCTTCCAGAGCCATTCTGTGATGCACTCTCAAAACTCTCAAATGATTTGGCTGCAAAGGCTGCATCCTCCACTCCAGTACTGACTGAGCTTGTTGAGTGTTTGACTAAATTAGGACTCAACCCCAGTAGTTCAGTTTCCCAGTGTAATGATGGTGCAATTTCAACTATCCTGGGTGGGGCTCCTGAGAACCCAGTTGGCCTCAAAGTGACTGAAGGTCCAGAATCTTCAAAAGAATCAGCACATGTTCAGTATGCTATTACTGCCAATGCAACATCAGCAGATGATAAAAAAGAGTGTGACAGTAGTAATGATAACAGGGGTGTGAGGGTGACCTCATACCCTAAACCTGCTACTTCTGTGGTTGATCTTAACCTGGATCCCAGAGATTCTATAGCACCAATATTTTCTGCTACCAATTTCACTGTTCCTACAGCTTTCAGACTCAATGATATCAGTGTCAATGAAAAGGACATCCAGAAACAGCCATCACAAGCATCAAACACAGCCAAGCTGCCCTTCTCAGCAATTAATGATGGAACCAGTGTCTTAGGTGGATGTAGCAACAAGCAATTTCCCACTGAGTTTGAGTATCCTTCCTTATTACAGGTTGGTTTCAAGCCCCAGAGCAAATGTCCATTCAGTGGGCAGACTGTTGAAGATTCCTCTGGTGTTGTGCCTCCTGGTGGGTACAATCGTTTCCACCCTTCAAAAAGGAGCTACAACCACTCAGATAGCATGGGCAGAGTATTCCACAAGGGAGTTAGGTGCGATGGTTGTGGGGTGCATCCAATAACAGGCCCCCGGTTTAAGTCGAAAGT GAAAGAAAATTATGACCTCTGCAGCATCTGCTACTCAGAAACGGGCAACGAGGCTGAATATATTAGAATGGACCGTCCAATACCATACCGGTCTCACCGGTTGTTTAAAGAGTTATATGATACT CGTCATCAGTTTCCAACCCCATTACTACCACCCATGCTGCAAGGTGGTGGAACAAAACCATGGCGACCAAGGCTTGATAGTCGTTTCATTCAAGATGTGAATGTCGTCGATGGAACCATGATGGCCCCAGAAACCCCATTTACTAAGATATGGCGGATGCAGAACAATGGTACTACTGTGTGGCCCTGTGGAACACAACTCGTGTGGATTGGAGGGGACAATTTCTCTCACAAAGATTCTGTGGAGTTCGAG ATTCCAGCGGATGGCTTCCCTGTGGACAAAGAAATAGATATTGCTGTTGATTTTAAGGCTCCTCAGCTCCCCGGTCGTTATTTGTCATATTGGAGGATGGCATCACCCTCAGGCCAAAAGTTTGGGCAGCGAGTGTGGATCATCATCCAG gttgatggttcccttgaGGACTCCACTGCTAGTAGTTTGCATggcttgaacttgaacttgCCCCCTGAGAGCAATGGGGCAAAAGGCCCTGAGATTATTGATGTGAATATCGAGCCTGCAGATAGTAGCCATCTAGAGTCTGTCTGCTCTAACATGGGGAAGGAATTGGTAAAGCCTGCCATAGACGAATCCCCAAGAAAAGATCGAGCACTTGAGTTCCCTGTAAATGACAGCTTACTTGTTGGCAGCGGTGTTTCTGTTCCTGTCATTCCAGGAGCACCTGCTTCAGTATCATATCCAATGATTGATCTCTCCGAAGGGCCTTCTGAACCTTCTCCAGTGATGGCTATGGATACATCAGTTGAAGAGACCAACACTAATGTTGTTGAGCAAACCCTCCTGAAGGAGCTTGAAGAGATGGGTTTCAAACAGAGTGACTTGAACAAGGAAATCTTGAGGATGAATGGGTATAACTTGTGGCAGTCTGTTGATGATCTCTGTGATGTTGCAGAGTGGGACCCAATCCTTGGGGAGCTGCAAGAAATG GGATTCTGTGACAGAGAGGCAAATAAGAAGTTGCTGATTAAGAATGGTGGAAGCATCAAGCAAGTTGTCCTTGATCTTATTGCCGGAGAGGGAGCTTAG